Proteins encoded by one window of Bactrocera oleae isolate idBacOlea1 chromosome 4, idBacOlea1, whole genome shotgun sequence:
- the LOC106624639 gene encoding transketolase — protein sequence MSEDVPDTEIIQAANVGPKQPTTVIDPQQIQELKDIANRLRLHAIRSTQASKSGHPTSCSSIADILAVLFFNVMRLDIKEPRNPASDRLVLSKGHAAPILYAAWAEAGLFPTDELLNLRKIDSDLEGHPTPRLNFIDVGTGSLGQGVAVASGMAYIGKNIDKSDYRTYCIVGDGESAEGSIWESLNFASFYNLDNLCVIFDVNRLGQSDPTQLQHNMDVYEKRLDAFGFNAIVVDGHNIEELMNAFDKAASTKGKPTAVIAKTFKGKGFPGIENEENWHGKPLGDKACEVIRRLEYAIVNRSPCPVALTPKSNDGMTVPEVNIDNVKLSTPPSYKLGEQVATRVAYGKALAKMAEGCDRVIALDGDTKNSTYSEKLKQQFPERFIECYIAEQNLVGVAIGAMCRNRTIAFASTFAAFLTRAFDQVRMGAISQTNANFCGSHCGISIGEDGPSQMALEDIAMFRAIPGSTVFYPSDAVSCERAVELAANTSGICFIRTSRPSTAVIYKNEEVFQVGIGKVIKQSRKDKVLLVGAGITLYECLSAAADLEKIGIKVRVVDPFTIKPLDAGLIMANARACGGRIIVVEDHYQEGGLGEAVLSALAMERNVEVKHLHVPHVPRSGPPTVLIDKFGISARHIIEAVSNYMECRCTSNLED from the exons ATGAGTGAAGATGTGCCAGACACTGAAATAATACAGGCAGCAAACGTTGGGCCTAAACAACCTACAACAGTAATTGATCCGCAACAAATTCAAGAGCTCAAAGATATAGCGAATCGTTTGCGTTTACATGCAATTAGGTCTACACAAGCATCCAAATCAGG CCATCCCACATCCTGCTCATCGATTGCCGATATACTTGCCGTATTGTTTTTTAATGTAATGCGTTTAGACATTAAAGAACCACGCAATCCGGCTAGTGATCGACTGGTGCTATCGAAAGGGCATGCTGCACCCATACTCTATGCAGCATGGGCGGAAGCTGGACTATTTCCTACCGATGAACTTCTAAACCTACGTAAAATTGATTCGGATCTTGAAGGGCATCCCACACctcgtttaaattttattgatgttGGCACCGGTTCTTTGGGTCAAGGTGTAGCAGTAGCGTCTGGTATGGCATATATTGGAAAGAATATTGATAAAAGCGATTATAG GACCTACTGTATCGTTGGTGATGGTGAATCGGCAGAGGGTTCAATATGGGAATCTTTAAATTTTGCCAGTTTTTACAATTTAGATAATCTTTGTGTAATATTTGACGTGAATCGCTTGGGACAATCTGATCCGACACAGCTGCAGCATAATATGGATGTGTATGAAAAACGTTTGGATGCATTCGGTTTCAATGCAATTGTTGTGGATGGTCACAATATTGAAGAACTGATGAATGCCTTTGACAAGGCAGCCAGTACGAAGGGCAAACCGACGGCCGTCATTGCGAAAACATTTAAAGGTAAAGGATTTCCCGGAATTGAGAATGAAGAAAATTGGCATGGTAAACCTTTAGGTGATAAGGCATGCGAAGTTATAAGAAGATTAGAATATGCGATTGTTAATCGCTCACCATGCCCAGTGGCGTTAACACCAAAATCGAATGATGGAATGACTGTGCCTGAGGTCAATATAGATAACGTTAAACTATCCACCCCACCATCATACAAATTGGGGGAACAGGTGGCAACACGTGTCGCTTATGGCAAAGCGCTGGCCAAAATGGCGGAAGGATGTGATCGTGTTATAGCTCTTGATGGCGATACAAAGAACTCTACCTATTCTGAGAAACTGAAGCAACAATTTCCTGAACGTTTCATCGAATGTTACATTGCCGAGCAAAATTTGGTTGGAGTAGCCATTGGTGCCATGTGCCGTAATCGCACAATCGCTTTTGCCTCGACCTTTGCCGCTTTCCTAACACGTGCTTTCGATCAAGTTCGCATGGGTGCTATCTCTCAGACTAACGCCAATTTTTGTGGTTCACATTGTGGCATAAGTATCGGTGAGGATGGTCCCTCACAAATGGCTCTTGAGGATATTGCCATGTTTCGCGCAATACCAGGCAGCACCGTCTTCTATCCATCGGATGCAGTTAGCTGTGAACGCGCCGTGGAATTGGCAGCAAATACGTCAGGTATATGCTTCATACGCACCTCCAGACCGAGTACAGCCGTTATTTACAAAAACGAGGAGGTATTCCAAGTGGGCATTGGTAAAGTGATAAAACAATCGCGCAAGGATAAAGTGCTTTTGGTAGGCGCGGGTATAACGTTATATGAATGCCTGTCGGCTGCCGCAGATCTGGAGAAAATTGGCATAAAAGTCCGTGTTGTTGATCCTTTCACTATAAAACCGTTGGATGCCGGACTGATAATGGCAAACGCCCGTGCATGTGGTGGACGCATCATTGTCGTTGAGGATCATTACCAAGAAGGCGGTTTAGGGGAAGCTGTACTAAGTGCGCTGGCTATGGAACGCAATGTGGAGGTGAAACATTTACATGTACCACATGTACCACGGTCTGGACCGCCAACTGTGCTAATAGATAAATTTGGCATATCAGCACGTCATATTATAGAGGCTGTGTCCAATTATATGGAATGCAGGTGCACATCCAATCTCGaggattag